CCCGTGACGGACATACGCGTGCCATCCGCGCCCTCCATCGAGATGGTCACGGTGTTGGGATGGAGTCCCGCGCCGGCGTCGGACGGCACGAACTCGAAGTCGAGGCCCAGCTCTCGCGCGAGCTCGAACGAGTCGCGCACGCGCACGTCGTCCGGCGCGAGGCCCATGATGCCGGCCACGAGCGCACGGTCCGTGCCGTGCCCGCGATACGTCCGCGCGAACGAGTTGTACAGCGTGAACGTGACGCGGCTGAGGGGCGAGGGCCCAAGCGAGCGCGCTACGAGCGCTATCCTGAGCGCGCCTGCGGTGTGCGAGGAGGAGGGTCCCACCATTATGGGGCCGAGGATCTCGAATGCTGACGTCGTCATCATGGCATGGACCTCCGACAGAAGAAGGCCGCCGACGCTTGGCGCCGACGGCCTGACGCGTTTTCCGCGTGCTAGTGTCTCATTATTTCGAGCGTGTTACAAGCCCTGTGGCCTCTACTTCGCGAGCGGCAGCGCCCTCTCGAGGCGGGCGAGCGCGACGTCGCGGCCCAGGAGCTCGAGCGACTCTCCCAGCGGGGGAGACACCTGGTTTCCGCACTCGGCCACGCGCACGGCGCCGTAGAACTTGCGCTTGTTCGTGCCGAGGGCGTCCGGCAGCGGCTCGAGCGCGGCGTCGATGGCCGCGGCGTTCCAGCCGTCCGCGTCCAGCGCGGCCAGCGCGTCGCGGGCGGCCTCGAGGTAGCCGCGCGCGCCGTCCTTCGCGAGGTTCTTGTTGACGCTCTTCTCGTCGAACTGGACGTCCTCGCCCCAATAGAGGAAGCGGCTCTTCTCGACCACCTGCGGCGCGAGCGTGGTGCGCGGCTTGAGGACGCTGGCGAGAAGGTCGAACCATGCGGGCTTCGCGGCGTATGCGGCCTCGGCGTCCGCTGCGCTCTCCAGGCCTGCGGAGACGAGCTGCGGCACGAGCTGCGTGCGCGCGAACTCCTGGTCCGTCATGGCCTGCAGGTACTGGCCGTTGATCCAGTCGAGCTTCTTGAGGTCGAACGTGGCGGGGTTCTTCGACACGTGGTCGAGCGAGAAGCTCTTGGCAAGCACGTCGCGCGGAACGATCGTGGTGTCGCCGTCAAGCGCCCAGCCCAGGAGGGCCAGGTAGTTGACGAAGGCGTCGGAGTCGTAGCCGGCGTCGCGGTACTCCTCCACGGACGTGGCGCCGTGGCGCTTGCTGAGCTTCTTGCCGTCCGGGCCCAAGATCATGGAGATGTGGGCGAACGTGGGCGTGGGTGCGCCGAGGGCCTCGTACACCATGATCTGGCGCGGGGTGTTGGACAGGTGGTCGTCGCCGCGGATCACGTGGGTGATGCCCATCATGGAGTCGTCCACAACCGTGGCGAAGTTGTATGTGGGCGTGCCGTCGGAGCGGAAGATGATGAAGTCGTCCAGCGTGTTCGCCTCGAACGTGACGTCGCCGTGGACAGCGTCGTGAACCACAACGTCGCCGCGGTCCAGCGGCACCTTGATGCGGATGGTGTGCGGCTCGCCGGCGTCCACGCGGCGCTGGGCCTCGGCCGGGTCGATGTCGCGGCACGTGCGCTGGTAGCCCTGGAACGGGTCGTGGCGCTCCTGGGCGGC
This sequence is a window from Parafannyhessea umbonata. Protein-coding genes within it:
- the gltX gene encoding glutamate--tRNA ligase; this translates as MSSTEARPVRVRFAPSPTGKLHVGGARTAIYNWAFARANHGTFILRIDDTDPTRSTEENTQIILRAMKWLGLDWDEGPEVGGDFGPYWQTERLDIYRKAAERLVADGRAYYCFCTPEKLAADKKAAQERHDPFQGYQRTCRDIDPAEAQRRVDAGEPHTIRIKVPLDRGDVVVHDAVHGDVTFEANTLDDFIIFRSDGTPTYNFATVVDDSMMGITHVIRGDDHLSNTPRQIMVYEALGAPTPTFAHISMILGPDGKKLSKRHGATSVEEYRDAGYDSDAFVNYLALLGWALDGDTTIVPRDVLAKSFSLDHVSKNPATFDLKKLDWINGQYLQAMTDQEFARTQLVPQLVSAGLESAADAEAAYAAKPAWFDLLASVLKPRTTLAPQVVEKSRFLYWGEDVQFDEKSVNKNLAKDGARGYLEAARDALAALDADGWNAAAIDAALEPLPDALGTNKRKFYGAVRVAECGNQVSPPLGESLELLGRDVALARLERALPLAK